In Ovis canadensis isolate MfBH-ARS-UI-01 breed Bighorn chromosome 11, ARS-UI_OviCan_v2, whole genome shotgun sequence, one genomic interval encodes:
- the CHD3 gene encoding chromodomain-helicase-DNA-binding protein 3 isoform X10 codes for MASPLRDEEEEEEEMVVSEEEDEEEEEGDEEEEEVEAADEDYEEDDDEGVLGRGPGHDRGRDRHSPPGCHLFPPPPPPPPPPLPPPPPPPPPDKDDIRLLPSTLGVKKRKRGPKKQKENKPGKPRKRKKLDSEEEFGSERDEYREKSESGGSEYGTGPGRKRRRKHREKKEKKTKRRKKGEGEGGQKQVEQKSSATLLLTWGLEDVEHVFSEEDYHTLTNYKAFSQFMRPLIAKKNPKIPMSKMMTILGAKWREFSANNPFKGSAAAVAAAAAAAAAAVAEQVSAAVSSATPIAPSGPPALPPPPAADIQPPPIRRAKTKEGKGPGHKRRSKSPRVPDGRKKLRGKKMAPLKIKLGLLGGKRKKGGSSDEGPEPEAEESDLDSGSVHSASGRPDGPIRTKKLKRGRPGRKKKKVLGCPAVAGEEEIDGYETDHQDYCEVCQQGGEIILCDTCPRAYHLVCLDPELDRAPEGKWSCPHCEKEGVQWEAKEEEEDYEEDGEEEGEKEEEDDHMEYCRVCKDGGELLCCDACISSYHIHCLNPPLPDIPNGEWLCPRCTCPVLKGRVQKILHWRWGEPPVAVPAPQQADGNPDAPPPRPLQGRSEREFFVKWVGLSYWHCSWAKELQLEIFHLVMYRNYQRKNDMDEPPPLDYGSGEDDGKSDKRKVKDPHYAEMEEKYYRFGIKPEWMTVHRIINHSVDKKGNYHYLVKWRDLPYDQSTWEEDEMNIPEYEDHKQSYWRHRELIMGEDPAQPRKYKKKKKELQGDGPPSSPTNDPTVKYETQPRFITATGGTLHMYQLEGLNWLRFSWAQGTDTILADEMGLGKTIQTIVFLYSLYKEGHTKGPFLVSAPLSTIINWEREFQMWAPKFYVVTYTGDKDSRAIIRENEFSFEDNAIKGGKKAFKMKREAQVKFHVLLTSYELITIDQAALGSIRWACLVVDEAHRLKNNQSKFFRVLNGYKIDHKLLLTGTPLQNNLEELFHLLNFLTPERFNNLEGFLEEFADISKEDQIKKLHDLLGPHMLRRLKADVFKNMPAKTELIVRVELSPMQKKYYKYILTRNFEALNSRGGGNQVSLLNIMMDLKKCCNHPYLFPVAAMESPKLPSGAYEGGALIKASGKLMLLQKMLRKLKEQGHRVLIFSQMTKMLDLLEDFLDYEGYKYERIDGGITGALRQEAIDRFNAPGAQQFCFLLSTRAGGLGINLATADTVIIFDSDWNPHNDIQAFSRAHRIGQANKVMIYRFVTRASVEERITQVAKRKMMLTHLVVRPGLGSKAGSMSKQELDDILKFGTEELFKDENEGENKEEDSSVIHYDNEAIARLLDRNQDATEDTDVQNMNEYLSSFKVAQYVVREEDKIEEIEREIIKQEENVDPDYWEKLLRHHYEQQQEDLARNLGKGKRVRKQVNYNDAAQEDQDNQSEYSVGSEEEDEDFDERPEGRRQSKRQLRNEKDKPLPPLLARVGGNIEVLGFNTRQRKAFLNAVMRWGMPPQDAFTTQWLVRDLRGKTEKEFKAYVSLFMRHLCEPGADGSETFADGVPREGLSRQQVLTRIGVMSLVKKKVQEFEHINGRWSMPELMPDPSADSKRSSRASSPTKTSPTTPEASAANSPCTSKPATPAPSEKGDGIRTPLEKDEAENQEEKPEKNSRIGEKMETEADTPSPSPSLGERLEPRKMPLEDEVPGVPGEMEPEPGYRGDREKSATESTPGERGEEKPMDGQEHRERPEGETGDLGKRAEDVKGERELRSGPPRDEPRSNGRREEKAEKPRFMFNIADGGFTELHTLWQNEERAAISSGKLNEIWHRRHDYWLLAGIVLHGYARWQDIQNDAQFAIINEPFKTEANKGNFLEMKNKFLARRFKLLEQALVIEEQLRRAAYLNLSQEPAHPAMALHARFAEAECLAESHQHLSKESLAGNKPANAVLHKVLNQLEELLSDMKADVTRLPATLSRIPPIAARLQMSERSILSRLASKGTEPHPTPAFPPGPYATPPGYGAAFSAAPVGALAAAGANYSQMPAGSFITAATNGPPVLVKKEKEMVGALVADGLDRKEPRTGEVICIDD; via the exons ATAAGGATGACATTCGACTGCTGCCTTCAACATTGGGCGTGAAGAAGAGAAAGCGAGGACCTAAGAAACAGAAGGAGAACAAGCCAGGAAAGCCCCGGAAACGCAAGAAGCTT gACAGCGAGGAGGAATTTGGCTCTGAGCGAGATGAGTACCGGGAGAAGTCAGAGAGTGGAGGCAGTGAATATGGAACCGGACCAGGTCGGAAACGGAGACGGAAGCACcgagaaaaaaaggagaagaagacaaAGCGGCGGAaaaaaggggagggagagggggggcAAAAG CAAGTGGAACAGAAGTCATCAGCAACCCTACTTCTGACCTGGGGCCTGGAGGACGTGGAACATGTGTTCTCCGAGGAAGATTACCACACACTCACCAACTACAAAGCCTTCAGCCAATTCATGAG GCCCCTGATTGCTAAGAAGAATCCTAAGATCCCAATGTCTAAGATGATGACCATTCTCGGGGCCAAGTGGAGAGAGTTCAGCGCCAACAACCCCTTCAAGGGGTCGGCGGCTGCTgtggcagcagcagcggcagccgcGGCGGCAGCTGTAGCTGAGCAGGTGTCAGCCGCTGTCTCCTCGGCCACCCCCATAGCACCTTCCGGACCCCCTGCCCTTCCACCACCCCCTGCTGCTGATATCCAGCCCCCACCCATCCGAAGAGCCAAAACCAAAGAGGGCAAAG GTCCAGGCCACAAGCGGCGGAGTAAGAGCCCCCGAGTGCCTGACGGACGCAAGAAGCTTAGGGGAAAGAAGATGGCACCACTCAAAATCAAGCTAGGGCTGCTGGGTGGCAAGAGAAAGAAGGGCGGCTCG AGTGACGAGGGTCCCGAACCGGAGGCCGAGGAATCAGACCTGGACAGCGGCAGTGTCCACAGTGCCTCAGGCCGCCCTGATGGCCCCATCCGCACCAAGAAACTAAAACGAGGCCGgccaggaaggaagaagaagaagg TTCTGGGCTGTCCCGCTgtggctggggaggaggagaTTGACGGCTACGAGACAGATCACCAGGATTACTGTGAGGTGTGCCAGCAGGGTGGGGAGATCATTCTGTGTGACACCTGCCCTCGTGCCTACCACCTCGTCTGCCTTGATCCTGAGCTTGACCGGGCTCCTGAGGGCAAGTGGAGCTGCCCTCACTGT GAGAAGGAGGGGGTCCAGTGGGAagccaaggaggaggaggaagactaTGAAGAGGacggggaggaggaaggggagaaggaggaagaagatgacCACATGGAGTATTGCCGCGTGTGCAAGGATGGCGGGGAGCTGCTGTGCTGCGACGCCTGCATCTCCTCCTACCACATCCACTGTCTGAACCCCCCGCTGCCCGACATCCCCAACGGCGAATGGCTGTGTCCCCGATGCACC TGTCCTGTGCTGAAAGGCCGTGTGCAGAAGATCCTGCACTGGCGGTGGGGGGAGCCACCCGTGGCCGTGCCAGCCCCCCAGCAGGCAGACGGGAATCCGGATGCCCCACCTCCACGACCTCTTCAAGGCAGATCCGAGCGAGAGTTCTTTGTCAAGTGGGTGGGCCTGTCCTACTGGCACTGCTCCTGGGCCAAGGAGCTGCAG CTGGAAATCTTCCACTTGGTGATGTACCGAAACTACCAACGGAAGAATGACATGGATGAGCCCCCACCCCTGGACTATGGCTCTGGTGAGGACGACGGCAAGAGTGACAAGCGCAAGGTGAAGGACCCGCACTATGCCGAGATGGAGGAGAAGTACTATCGTTTTGGCATCAAGCCAGAGTGGATGACCGTCCACCGGATCATCAACCACAG TGTGGATAAAAAGGGGAATTACCACTATCTAGTGAAATGGAGGGACTTACCCTATGACCAGTCCACATGGGAGGAAGATGAAATGAACATCCCTGAATATGAAGACCACAAGCAGAGCTACTGGAGACACCG AGAACTAATTATGGGGGAGGATCCTGCTCAGCCCCGCAAgtataagaagaagaagaaggagctgCAGGGTGATGGGCCTCCCAGTTCTCCTACTAACGAT CCTACAGTGAAATATGAGACTCAGCCACGCTTCATCACAGCCACAGGAGGCACACTACACATGTATCAGCTGGAGGGATTGAACTGGCTACGCTTCTCATGGGCCCAGGGCACTGATACCATTCTGGCTGATGAAATGGGGCTGGGCAAGACCATACAAACCATCGTCTTCCTCTACTCACTCTATAAGGAG GGCCACACAAAGGGTCCCTTCCTGGTGAGTGCCCCGCTGTCCACCATCATCAACTGGGAGCGGGAGTTCCAGATGTGGGCACCCAAGTTCTATGTAGTAACATACACGGGTGACAAGGACAGCCGAGCCATCATTCGTGAGAATGAGTTTTCCTTTGAAGACAACGCCATCAAAGGTGGCAAGAAAGCTTTTAAGATGAAG AGGGAGGCACAGGTGAAGTTCCATGTTCTCCTGACATCATATGAGCTGATCACCATTGATCAGGCAGCTCTCGGCTCCATCCGCTGGGCCTGTCTCGTGGTGGATGAGGCCCATCGGCTCAAGAACAACCAGTCCAAG TTTTTCAGGGTCCTCAATGGCTACAAGATAGATCATAAGTTGCTGCTGACAGGGACTCCATTGCAGAATAATCTGGAGGAGCTCTTCCATCTACTGAACTTCCTCACCCCAGAGAGGTTTAA CAacctggagggcttcctggaggagtttGCTGATATATCCAAAGAAGACCAAATTAAGAAACTTCATGACTTGCTGGGGCCACACATGCTGCGGAGGCTCAAGGCAGATGTCTTTAAGAACATGCCAGCCAAAACAGAGCTCATCGTTCGCGTGGAGCTGAGCCCCATGCAGAA GAAATACTACAAATACATCCTGACCCGAAATTTTGAGGCCTTGAATTCACGAGGTGGTGGGAACCAGGTGTCGCTGCTGAACATCATGATGGATCTTAAGAAGTGCTGCAACCATCCGTACCTCTTTCCTGTGGCTGCTATG GAGTCCCCCAAACTTCCCAGTGGGGCTTATGAGGGTGGGGCACTTATTAAGGCATCTGGGAAGCTCATGCTGCTGCAGAAGATGCTGCGAAAGCTGAAGGAGCAAGGACACAGAGTGCTCATCTTCTCGCAG aTGACCAAAATGTTAGACTTACTGGAGGACTTCTTAGACTATGAAGGCTACAAGTATGAGCGCATCGATGGCGGCATCACTGGTGCCCTGAGGCAGGAGGCCATTGACCGCTTCAATG CTCCTGGGGCCCAACAATTCTGTTTCCTCCTGTCCACCCGGGCCGGGGGCCTGGGCATCAATCTGGCCACTGCTGACACTGTCATCATCTTCGATTCAGACTGGAACCCCCATAATGATATCCAG GCCTTCAGCCGCGCTCATCGGATCGGCCAGGCCAACAAAGTGATGATTTACCGGTTTGTGACTCGTGCCTCTGTGGAAGAGCGAATCACACAGGTGGCCaagagaaagatgatgctgacacatctggtggtgcGGCCCGGGCTGGGCTCCAAGGCGGGCTCCATGTCCAAGCAGGAGCTGGACGACATCCTCAAATTTGGTACTGAGGAGCTATTTAAGGATGAAAATGAGG GTGAGAACAAGGAGGAGGACAGCAGTGTGATTCACTATGACAACGAGGCCATTGCTCGGCTCTTGGACCGGAACCAGGATGCAACTGAGGACACTGACGTACAGAACATGAACGAGTATCTCAGCTCCTTCAAGGTGGCCCAGTATGTGGTGCGGGAAGAAGACAAG ATTGAGGAAATTGAACGAGAGATCATCAAGCAGGAAGAGAACGTCGACCCCGACTACTGGGAGAAGCTGCTGCGGCACCACTATGAGCAACAGCAGGAAGACCTGGCGCGGAACCTCGGCAAGGGCAAGCGGGTCCGCAAGCAGGTCAACTACAATGACGCTGCTCAGGAGGACCAAG ATAATCAGTCAGAATACTCAGTGGGATCAGAAGAGGAGGATGAAGACTTTGATGAGCGTCCTGAAG GGCGTCGACAGTCAAAGAGGCAGCTTCGGAATGAAAAGGATAAGCCACTGCCTCCACTGCTGGCTCGAGTTGGGGGCAACATCGAG GTACTGGGATTCAACACCCGTCAGCGGAAGGCCTTCCTCAATGCGGTGATGCGCTGGGGCATGCCCCCGCAGGACGCCTTCACCACCCAGTGGCTGGTGCGGGACCTCAGAGGCAAGACTGAGAAAGAGTTCAA GGCCTATGTGTCTTTGTTCATGCGCCATCTCTGTGAGCCTGGGGCAGACGGCTCTGAAACCTTTGCTGACGGAGTCCCTCGGGAGGGGCTGAGTCGCCAGCAAGTGTTGACCCGCATTGGAGTCATGTCTCTCGTCAAGAAAAAG GTACAGGAGTTCGAGCACATCAATGGGCGCTGGTCTATGCCAGAGCTGATGCCTGACCCCAGTGCTGACTCCAAGCGCTCCTCCAGAGCCTCCTCTCCTACCAAAACATCTCCTACCACTCCTGAGGCCTCGGCTGCAAACAGCCCTTGCACCTCGAAACCTG CTACTCCAGCTCCCAGTGAGAAAGGAGATGGCATAAGGACACCTCTGGAGAAGGATGAAGCAGAAAACCAGGAGGAGAAGCCAGAAAAGAATAGCAGGATTGGGGAGAAGATGGAGACAGAG GCTGATACCCCCAGCccatccccatccctgggagAGCGGCTAGAGCCAAGGAAGATGCCTCTAGAGGATGAGGTGCCAGGGGTACCTGGAGAGATGGAGCCTGAACCTGGGTACCGGGGGGACAGAGAGAAGTCAG CCACAGAGTCGACGCCAGGAGAGAGGGGGGAGGAGAAGCCGATGGATGGACAGGAACACAGGGAGAGGCCGGAGGGGGAGACAGGGGATTTGGGCAAGAGAG CAGAAGATGTGAAAGGGGAGCGGGAGCTTCGGTCTGGGCCTCCTCGAGATGAGCCACGGTCCAATGGGCGACGtgaggagaaggcagagaaaccGCGGTTCATGTTCAACATTGCAGATGGTGGCTTCACAG AGCTTCACACGCTGTGGCAGAATGAGGAGCGGGCGGCTATTTCCTCCGGGAAACTCAACGAGATCTGGCACCGAAGACACGACTATTGGCTCCTGGCTGGGATTGTCCT CCATGGATATGCACGGTGGCAGGACATCCAGAATGATGCTCAGTTTGCCATTATCAATGAGCCATTTAAAACTGAAGCCAATAAGGGGAACTTTctggagatgaaaaataaattcctGGCCCGGAGATTCAAG CTCCTGGAGCAGGCGCTGGTGATTGAGGAGCAGCTGCGGCGGGCGGCCTACCTGAACCTATCACAGGAGCCGGCGCACCCCGCCATGGCCCTCCACGCCCGCTTCGCCGAGGCCGAGTGCCTGGCCGAGAGCCACCAGCACCTCTCCAAGGAGTCGCTGGCGGGGAACAAGCCGGCCAACGCCGTCCTGCACAAGG TTCTGAACCAGCTGGAGGAGTTGCTGAGCGACATGAAGGCGGACGTGACCCGCCTGCCAGCCACGCTGTCCCGAATACCCCCCATCGCAGCCCGCCTTCAGATGTCCGAGCGCAGCATCCTCAGCCGGCTGGCCAGCAAGGGCACGGAGCCTCACCCCACACCG GCCTTCCCCCCGGGTCCATACGCTACACCTCCGGGGTACGGGGCGGCCTTCAGCGCCGCACCCGTCGGGGCCCTGGCCGCCGCAGGCGCCAATTACAGCCAGATGCCAGCAGGGTCCTTCATCACAG CCGCCACCAACGGCCCTCCAGTGCTggtgaagaaggagaaggaaatggtggggGCACTGGTGGCAGACGGGCTGGATCGGAAGGAGCCCCGAACCGGGGAGGTGATCTGTATAGACGACTGA